The genomic interval CGGCAGCGCGCCGTTCGAAGCAGAATCCCGGCGGCGCGGTGGCGCTGCTCGCGGCGTCCGCGGTGATGGCGGAAACGATCCCGCCCTGCATCAACCTCATCATCCTCGGCTTTGTCGCGAACCTGTCGATCGGTGGCCTGTTCATCGCGGGGCTCTTACCCTCGGCGCTGATGGCCCTGGTCCTGATCGCGGTGTCCATCATCTTCGGAAGGCGACCGGCGTCGGCGGAAGAGACCGAGCCGCGAGTCCCGGTCTCCGGCCTGTGGAGCGGGGCGATCGCGGCGTTCGGCCTGATCTTCATGATCTTCTTCGGCTTCAAGACCGGCTTTGCCACCGCGACCGAGATCTCGGCCTTCGCGGCCGCCTATGCGATCTTCGTCGGTAGCCTCGTGTTCCGCGAGCTCAGCCTGAAATCGGCCACGCATAGTTTCGTGCAGGCCGCGACCAGGGCGGGGCTCGTGCTGTTCATCGTCGCCGCGGCGCAGTCGCTCGCCTTCACGTTGACCTTGCAGCAGGTGCCGCATGCGGTCGGCGATTTCATGCTGGCGCTGTCGAAGACCTCCGGTGTCTGGCTGTTCATGCTGCTCGCCATCGTCGTGCTGATCGTGATGGGGTCGGTGCTGGAGGGCGCGGCGGCGCTGATCATTTTCGGACCGCTCTTGATGCCGGTCGCGGTGCAGCTCGGCATCGATCCCCTGCATTTCGGCGTGGTGCTGGTCATCGCGATGGGTGTCGGGCTCTTTGCTCCACCCCTTGGATTAGGCCTCTACGGCGCCTGCCTGATCGGCAATGTGCCGATCGAGCAGACGGTGAAGCCGATCATGGGCTATCTTGGCCTCTTGATGCTCTGCCTGCTTGTGATCGCCTTCGTGCCGGCGATCTCGACCGCGCTGCCGCGCGCGTTCGGCTATTAACGGATGGCTTCGCCATGAAAGTCCTGCTCGCCCACACACCCGAGATGCGGCGCAACTATTATGGCGAACGCAGCCTGAAGGGTCTTCAGGCCGCCGCCGAGGTGATCCTGCACCAGGGCGACGCGCCGCTCGATGCCGCCGGCCTCATCGCCGCCGCTGGTGATGCCGACATTATCGTCGCCGACCGCATGACGGAGGGACGCGGCGAGATCTTTGCGCAACTACCAAAACTGCGTGCCTTCGTGCGCTGCGCCGTCGACATCCGCAACGTCGATGTCGAGGCGGCGTCGCAAGCCGGCGTGCTGGTGACGCGCGCCGGTCCGGGCTTCGTGCAGGCCGTGGCCGAGCTCGCGCTCGGCTTCATGGTCGATTTGTCGCGCGGCGTGTCGCGGACCACGGCGGATTATCACGCCGGCCGCACGCCGGAGGCGCGGATGGGACGGCAGCTTGCCGGCAGCCGGATCGGCATTATCGGTTTTGGCAGCATCGGGCGCCACCTTGCCGAGATCGCAAAAGTGCTGCGCATGGAGATTCTTGTTTCGGATCCCTTCGTGACAACAGACGATCCCGCGGTCCGGCAGGTCGCGCTCGACGAACTGCTCGCGGCATCCGACTACGTCGTCTGCCTCGCGATCGCCAACGCGCAGACGGAAAACCTGATCGGGCAGGCGGCGCTGGCGCGGATGCAGCGGCACGCGTTCTTCATCAACCTCTCGCGCGGAAATCTCGTCGACGAGGCCGCGCTTGCCGCGGCCCTGCGCGAGAACCGCATCGCCGGTGCCGCGATGGATGTCGGCCGTGCGCCGGACCAGATGCCGTCGCCGGAGCTGGCAAATCTTCACAATGTCATCGCCACGCCGCATGTCGGCGGGCTGACGCCGCAGGCGATCGAGTACCAGTCGCTGGAGACGGTGCGTCAGGTCGAGGCGATCATCAGGGGTGAGGCCCCGCAAGGCGCCGTCAACGCCGATCGCTGGACGCGGCGGCCCTGAATTAGGGCGTGAATTCATTAGCACGCAGCGAAACTGGAATTGATGCGAGTTTGACTTACGCCAGATAGTAGGCGGCGAGTGATCCGAAGCGGACATGATCCAATTCTGGCGACTTCGGCTTTTGATCCTTCGCAAGGCCAGCTCAATCACCTCCGGACAGGAGACGAAATCAGCGCCTATGCAACGCCGCACTGGACTGCGGCAGGGGTTCCATTGATTTGGATCAACGTGAACCACTGCAGTCAATGAGGGTGGTGAGCGTCCAAGGCGTGGGTGGGAGGACGCGGATGGTTTTGCCTCGGACCGTGAGGTTTGCGTCGCTAATTCTTTGGCTTTCTGTGCTCGCGCCGATAGCTCTGGCGCAAGATAAGCAGGCGCCCAATGTTGCGCCGCCAAACCAATCGACCCCGGAAGCTTCACCGGCCCAGCCGGCTCCGCCTCCTGCAGTTCCGCCAGCGCCGGCCGCGACTCCTCAGCCGACGCCCGCCGCAAAGCTGCTCAAGCCCGAAGAGCTCGAAGCTCTGGTGGCGCCTATTGCGCTCTATCCAGACAACCTGCTCTCCCTGGTCCTGATGGCTTCGACCTATCCGGTCGACGTGGTGCAGGGCGATCGCTGGGCAAAGGAAAACAGGAAGCTGAAAGGCGAACGGCTGAAGGCTGCGGTTGATAAGCAATCCTTTGACGACAGCGTGAAGTCGCTGGTCGCTACGCCAGACGTCCTTGCAATGATGAGTTCGAAGCTCGATTGGACCGTGAAGCTGGGCGAAGCGGTACTGGCGCAGCAGGCGGACGTCATGGACGCCATTCAGCGCTTGCGTGCGAAAGCGGATGCCAACAACAAGCTGACCTCGACCAAGCAGCAGACGGTCACAAAGTCCGAGGAGGGCGGCAGAACGATTATCGCGATCGAACCGACCGATCCGGATATGCTCTATGTCCCGTACTACGATCCCGCCGTGATGTATGGCGCGTGGCCGTATGCGGACTATCCGCCTTATTATTGGGGATACCCGGACTACATCCCCGGCGGGCTGATCGCGGCCGGACTAGCGTTCGGCGCAGGCTGGGCTCTCAGCAACTGGGGCTCGAGCGGAAGTTGGTGGGGCGGCGGCGTCAACTGGGGCAGGGCCGGCATCATCGCCAATCGGCCACGCGTGAATCCGCTCGGCGGCAACAACTGGCAACACCGGCCAAACGCGCCAGGAGCAGGTTTGCGGCCCGGTGGCGGACAGCGGCCAAGCATAGGGCAACTTCCTGCTGGTGGCAGACCCGGAGCAGTGGGGCCCGGTGGTCGTCGACCGAGCGCAGGGCAACTTCCCGCCCGTGGCAGACCCGGCGCAGGACAACGGCCTGGCGGTGGCAGGCCAATCGCAGGACAACGCCCGTCGGGTGGCCGCGTCGCGCAGCGACCTTCCTATGGACGGGGTGGGCTGGCGAGGCAGGGCCGAGTGGGCAACCGAGCGAACATCGGACGCGCCGGCTTCCATGGCGGCGGTGGTCGGGCCTTTCGCGGCGGTGGCGGCGGTGGTCGAGCCTTCCGCGGTGGCGGCGGCGGCTTCCGCGGTGGCGGTGGTGGGCGCGGCGGTGGCGGTCGTGGTGGCGGACGGCGATCCGACATCATGGTCAAACACGACGTCGTGCTGCTCGGCCATCTCTCAAACGGCCTTGGTTACTATCGCTTTAGTTACAACGGCAGCGATCGTGCTTATGTCGGCGTCATCGCACAGGAAGTGCAGCAGGTGATGCCGCAAGCGGTAGTTCGCGACCGCGACGGGTACTTGCGCGTCTACTACGAAAAGCTAGGAGTTAAGTTTCAGAGTTACGAACATTGGCTTTCCTCGGGCGCGCGGCAGCCAGGCGCAGTCCCTATTTCACGGTGATGTTCGCTCTCAATGCGAGCGGCGGGCCGTCGCATCGAAGTCAGGTCGTCCCTTCGAATGCCAATAGACCAGAGGAAGTTGAGAGCGCAGTGCGAGCGCTGGCGACCAAACGTGTGGACGTCGTGATCGTGCAGCGATGTCCGCCTCTGGCCATCGGGTCATTTCGCTGCGTTTCAGAATTTGGTCGCTATTGCGGCATAGCGGACTCGGGCAAGCCGTCCCCCCGGCAGATTTATGGGTTCACGGTCTAGAGCCGGTCGACCGCCCTAAACGTCCCGTCCTTCTGGATGACGGTCATGAATACCTTCGGCGGCGTGTCGATCATGCGGGTGCCTGTCGTCACGAGAGTGCCGCTGATGTCGAAGCGGCCGACCTCGTTGATGAGGCGCAACAGGCCTGCGCGCGTCGGGTTCGGTCCTGCCTTCTCCAGCGCGGCGGCGGCGAGGCGAGCGGCGAGGTAGCCCTCCAGCGACACGAAGT from Bradyrhizobium arachidis carries:
- a CDS encoding NAD(P)-dependent oxidoreductase is translated as MKVLLAHTPEMRRNYYGERSLKGLQAAAEVILHQGDAPLDAAGLIAAAGDADIIVADRMTEGRGEIFAQLPKLRAFVRCAVDIRNVDVEAASQAGVLVTRAGPGFVQAVAELALGFMVDLSRGVSRTTADYHAGRTPEARMGRQLAGSRIGIIGFGSIGRHLAEIAKVLRMEILVSDPFVTTDDPAVRQVALDELLAASDYVVCLAIANAQTENLIGQAALARMQRHAFFINLSRGNLVDEAALAAALRENRIAGAAMDVGRAPDQMPSPELANLHNVIATPHVGGLTPQAIEYQSLETVRQVEAIIRGEAPQGAVNADRWTRRP
- a CDS encoding DUF3300 domain-containing protein, with amino-acid sequence MAPIALYPDNLLSLVLMASTYPVDVVQGDRWAKENRKLKGERLKAAVDKQSFDDSVKSLVATPDVLAMMSSKLDWTVKLGEAVLAQQADVMDAIQRLRAKADANNKLTSTKQQTVTKSEEGGRTIIAIEPTDPDMLYVPYYDPAVMYGAWPYADYPPYYWGYPDYIPGGLIAAGLAFGAGWALSNWGSSGSWWGGGVNWGRAGIIANRPRVNPLGGNNWQHRPNAPGAGLRPGGGQRPSIGQLPAGGRPGAVGPGGRRPSAGQLPARGRPGAGQRPGGGRPIAGQRPSGGRVAQRPSYGRGGLARQGRVGNRANIGRAGFHGGGGRAFRGGGGGGRAFRGGGGGFRGGGGGRGGGGRGGGRRSDIMVKHDVVLLGHLSNGLGYYRFSYNGSDRAYVGVIAQEVQQVMPQAVVRDRDGYLRVYYEKLGVKFQSYEHWLSSGARQPGAVPISR